A window of the Microvirga terrae genome harbors these coding sequences:
- a CDS encoding GntR family transcriptional regulator, translated as MSEPTGDPLAFVPLDDGNPTPLYLQLQQSIEDAVRKGALKADAALPGERDLAKQLGISRVTVRKAITGLVQKGVLVQRWGSGTFIAPQMRLEQPLSRLSSFTDDMSARGLTSSAVMLSRSTGPASTDELMALGLSPGDLVSRVNRLRLANGIPMAIENAVLPSRVLPDPSLVKQSLYAVLHEQGFMPARALQRLHAVLLNEEQASLLSVPPQSPALYIERRSFTASGEVVEFTSSYYRGDAYDFVAELTISQPERMHHDDA; from the coding sequence ATGAGTGAACCGACCGGCGATCCGCTCGCCTTCGTCCCACTGGACGATGGCAATCCCACGCCGCTCTATCTCCAGCTCCAGCAATCCATCGAGGACGCCGTGCGCAAGGGCGCGCTCAAGGCCGATGCGGCCCTGCCCGGGGAGCGCGATCTCGCCAAGCAGCTCGGCATCTCGCGCGTCACGGTGCGCAAGGCCATCACCGGACTGGTGCAGAAGGGCGTGCTCGTCCAGCGCTGGGGCTCGGGCACCTTCATCGCGCCGCAGATGCGCCTCGAACAGCCCCTCTCCCGCCTGTCGAGCTTCACCGACGACATGTCGGCTCGCGGCCTGACATCCTCGGCCGTGATGCTGAGCCGTTCGACCGGGCCCGCCTCCACCGACGAGTTGATGGCGCTCGGTCTCTCGCCGGGCGACCTGGTGAGCCGCGTCAACCGCCTGCGCCTCGCCAACGGCATCCCCATGGCGATCGAGAATGCGGTCCTGCCGTCGAGGGTCCTGCCCGATCCGTCCCTCGTCAAGCAATCGCTCTATGCGGTGCTGCACGAGCAGGGCTTCATGCCGGCCCGCGCCCTGCAAAGGCTGCACGCGGTGCTCCTGAACGAGGAACAGGCCTCCCTGCTCAGCGTTCCGCCTCAGAGCCCGGCGCTCTACATCGAACGACGCTCCTTCACCGCCTCGGGCGAGGTGGTCGAGTTCACCTCGTCCTATTACCGGGGCGACGCCTATGATTTCGTGGCCGAGCTGACCATCAGCCAGCCCGAACGGATGCACCATGATGATGCCTGA
- a CDS encoding BadF/BadG/BcrA/BcrD ATPase family protein, protein MSDLLFLGIDGGGTKCRARLRDARGTLLGEGTGGPSNIRLDPDVVWTSILTACREALAQAGLSDGDLARIHAGMGAAGAGQTSAVERLLARPHPFASFEIETDAHTAWLGAFNGGDGAILIVGTGSCGYGGTSGLCHYVGGWGYEISDEGSGAAIGRELLRRCIWAYDGRTASTPLSDAVLAEFDNDLEILVDWVGKARPADYGRYAPLVLRHAEKRDPLGIAIIEGAAAGLSAIGTRLLDLGAPAICLFGGLAEPLRPWLSPPVQRTIAAPMADALDGAILLARMARRRDGHE, encoded by the coding sequence ATGTCAGACCTCCTGTTCCTTGGCATTGACGGCGGCGGCACCAAGTGCCGGGCTCGGCTGCGCGATGCGCGGGGAACGCTGCTGGGCGAAGGAACAGGAGGACCGTCCAACATCCGTCTCGATCCCGACGTGGTCTGGACGTCGATTCTCACCGCCTGCCGCGAGGCCCTCGCACAGGCGGGGCTCTCCGACGGGGATCTCGCGCGGATCCACGCCGGGATGGGCGCCGCCGGCGCCGGGCAGACCAGCGCGGTCGAACGCCTCCTGGCGCGCCCTCACCCCTTCGCGTCCTTCGAAATCGAGACCGATGCCCACACCGCCTGGCTCGGAGCCTTCAACGGAGGCGACGGCGCCATCCTGATCGTCGGCACAGGCTCCTGCGGCTATGGCGGCACCAGCGGTCTATGCCACTACGTGGGCGGCTGGGGCTACGAGATCTCGGACGAAGGCAGCGGCGCCGCCATCGGGCGCGAACTCCTGCGCCGCTGCATCTGGGCCTATGACGGCCGGACCGCCTCGACGCCGCTCTCGGACGCGGTTCTCGCCGAGTTCGACAACGATCTCGAAATCCTGGTCGACTGGGTCGGCAAGGCCCGTCCGGCCGATTACGGCCGCTATGCGCCCCTCGTCCTGCGGCATGCCGAGAAGCGGGATCCGCTCGGCATCGCGATCATCGAGGGGGCGGCCGCCGGCCTGAGCGCGATCGGCACGCGCCTGCTCGACCTCGGCGCCCCGGCCATCTGCCTGTTCGGGGGCCTGGCGGAACCGCTTCGTCCCTGGCTGTCGCCGCCGGTCCAGCGCACCATCGCGGCGCCCATGGCCGACGCGCTCGACGGCGCCATTCTCCTGGCCCGCATGGCTCGCCGGAGAGACGGCCATGAGTGA
- a CDS encoding ABC transporter substrate-binding protein, giving the protein MTTPQSKAFLRRAGQLLATASVAAAALAFANAASAQTLTIESWRNDDADVWNTKIIPAFNKKHPDIKVQFKADPPTEYNAALNARLAGGTAGDLITCRPFDASLDLFKKGSLVSVNDVKGIENFSDVAKSAWSTDDGKTTFCMPMASVIHGFVYNKEIFDELKLTPPKTVAEFHAVLDKIKADGKYTPIAMGTADQWEAATMGFQNIGVNYWKGEEGRKALIEGKQKFTDPAYVDVFKELASWAPYMGDGYKSQKYPDTQNLFTLGRAAIYPAGSWDVPIFRKQADFEFDAFAPPVVKAGDKCYISDHTDIAIGINAKSKNMEAAKTFLSWVASPEFADIYANELPGFFPLSKAKVDVKDPVAAKFVGWRGTCDSSIRNSYQILSRGTPNLENELWNVSAQVMNGSMKPEEAAKKAEDGLASWYEPHKK; this is encoded by the coding sequence ATGACGACACCTCAATCGAAAGCGTTCCTGCGCCGTGCAGGACAGTTGCTCGCGACCGCCTCGGTGGCCGCGGCGGCTCTTGCTTTCGCCAATGCCGCGTCGGCCCAGACGCTCACCATCGAGAGCTGGCGCAACGACGATGCGGATGTCTGGAACACCAAGATCATTCCGGCCTTCAACAAGAAGCATCCCGATATCAAGGTCCAGTTCAAGGCCGATCCGCCGACCGAGTACAACGCCGCTCTCAACGCGCGCCTCGCCGGCGGCACGGCCGGCGACCTCATCACCTGCCGCCCGTTCGACGCCTCCCTCGACCTGTTCAAGAAAGGCAGCCTGGTTTCCGTCAACGACGTGAAGGGCATCGAGAACTTCTCCGACGTGGCCAAGAGCGCCTGGTCGACGGACGACGGCAAGACCACCTTCTGCATGCCGATGGCCTCGGTGATCCACGGCTTCGTCTACAACAAGGAGATCTTCGACGAGCTGAAGCTCACGCCGCCGAAGACGGTGGCCGAGTTCCACGCGGTGCTCGACAAGATCAAGGCCGACGGCAAGTACACACCCATCGCCATGGGCACGGCCGACCAGTGGGAAGCCGCCACCATGGGCTTCCAGAACATCGGCGTGAACTACTGGAAGGGCGAGGAAGGCCGCAAGGCGCTCATCGAGGGCAAGCAGAAGTTCACCGATCCGGCCTATGTGGACGTGTTCAAGGAACTGGCGAGCTGGGCTCCCTACATGGGCGACGGCTACAAGTCCCAGAAATATCCGGACACGCAGAACCTGTTCACGCTCGGCCGCGCGGCGATCTATCCGGCCGGCTCCTGGGACGTGCCGATCTTCCGCAAGCAGGCCGATTTCGAGTTCGACGCCTTCGCGCCTCCGGTGGTGAAGGCCGGCGACAAGTGCTACATCAGCGACCATACGGACATCGCGATCGGCATCAACGCCAAGTCGAAGAACATGGAAGCCGCCAAGACCTTCCTGTCCTGGGTGGCCTCGCCTGAATTCGCCGACATCTACGCCAACGAGCTGCCGGGCTTCTTCCCGCTCTCGAAAGCGAAGGTCGACGTGAAGGATCCGGTGGCAGCCAAGTTCGTCGGCTGGCGCGGCACCTGCGACAGCTCGATCCGCAACTCCTACCAGATCCTGTCCCGCGGCACGCCCAATCTCGAGAACGAGCTCTGGAACGTGAGCGCCCAGGTGATGAACGGCAGCATGAAGCCCGAAGAGGCGGCCAAGAAGGCCGAGGACGGGCTCGCCAGCTGGTACGAGCCGCACAAGAAGTAA
- a CDS encoding carbohydrate ABC transporter permease translates to MTDLTASQVQSAEAVPARSRFPVHIAVFLAPALAIYTLFSIYPLIDTIRLSLYAGDETGARSFVGLENFRTLLSDPNWSGQFWNAFRNNLIFFLIHMVVQNGIGLGLAMLLSLPRLTGGSVYRTLIFLPTMLSVVIIGFIWQLILNPLWGIAPSLLKAVGLGSLFGPWLGQESTALLTVSLISVWQFVGIPMMLIYAALLNIPDDLLDAATVDGAGPFSVFWFVRLPLILPTLGVVSILTFVANFNAFDLIYAIKGALAGPNFSTDILGTFFYRTFFGFQLQVGSPTMGAAVATAMLIIILVGVLIYLFGVQRRLQRHTF, encoded by the coding sequence ATGACGGATCTTACGGCATCACAGGTTCAATCGGCCGAAGCGGTGCCCGCCCGCTCGCGCTTTCCTGTCCATATCGCGGTGTTCCTGGCGCCGGCGCTTGCGATCTACACCCTGTTCTCGATCTACCCGCTGATCGACACGATCCGCCTCAGCCTCTACGCGGGCGACGAGACCGGAGCGCGCAGCTTCGTCGGCCTCGAGAATTTCCGGACGCTCCTGAGCGATCCCAACTGGTCGGGCCAGTTCTGGAACGCGTTTCGCAACAACCTGATCTTCTTCCTGATCCACATGGTGGTGCAGAACGGCATCGGGCTCGGGCTCGCCATGCTGCTCAGCCTGCCGCGGCTCACCGGCGGCAGCGTCTACCGCACGCTGATCTTCCTGCCGACCATGCTGTCCGTGGTCATCATCGGGTTCATCTGGCAGCTCATCCTCAATCCGCTCTGGGGCATCGCGCCGAGCCTTCTGAAGGCGGTCGGCCTCGGGAGCCTTTTCGGCCCCTGGCTCGGCCAGGAATCGACCGCCCTGCTGACGGTCTCGCTGATCTCGGTCTGGCAGTTCGTCGGCATCCCCATGATGCTGATCTATGCGGCTCTCCTGAACATCCCCGACGATCTGCTCGATGCCGCCACCGTCGACGGGGCCGGGCCGTTCAGCGTGTTCTGGTTCGTGCGCCTGCCCCTGATCCTGCCGACCCTCGGCGTCGTGTCGATCCTGACCTTCGTGGCCAATTTCAACGCCTTCGACCTGATCTATGCGATCAAGGGCGCGCTCGCGGGTCCGAACTTCTCGACCGACATCCTCGGCACGTTCTTCTACCGCACCTTCTTCGGCTTCCAGCTTCAGGTCGGCAGCCCGACCATGGGAGCCGCGGTGGC